In Balaenoptera ricei isolate mBalRic1 chromosome 4, mBalRic1.hap2, whole genome shotgun sequence, the genomic stretch cagtggttaggaatccacctgccaatgcaggggacgtgggttcgagccctggtccgggaagatcccacatgccatgtagcagctgggcccatgcaccacagctgctgagcctgcgctctggagccagcgagccacaactactgaagcccacgcgcctagagcccatgctccgctatGGGAGAGGCCACCGCTGTGAGGAGCCGCACACCACAGCAAggggtggcccccactcgccgcaacggGAAAGAGCccatgcagcaacgaggacccaacacagccaaaaataaataaataaaataaataattgttttaaaaaaaggggaTCTGTGTCAGTTCTATTATACTAAAataaattgatatatatatatattaatgtagTCCTATCACTGAATTGTAAGTAAATTGGTAGCTGAGATCTGAAGAACCTAGTCTCAGCTTTGAGAGATCACTACCTCAATTTTGTACCCACATCCATGCACTCTTAACCAATTTCTCATCCTTGCCTTCTGCCTCTTGTAGGTtagcaatgcaatccctatgcaAATATTTGACCAGGATTACTATTTCAAACAAAATACTCATGTAAATAGAGTACAGGAAATCTATAATATTTGAGAAGGCTATATCTTGAGGTATTTCCAAATCTGCAAATTCCTGAGTTCTACTGTATCATATGATGTCCTATATGAAAGTTAGTGTGTGGACTTCTAGATATGGGAAGTTTTACATCTTGATGTTCCATTATTCATTCAAGCCAAcctcttttttttagttgttgttgAGATGcaccaatttttttaaactcttcaattttcttcattatCCTCACTTTTATTTCAGAAACACTTTTCTGCCAAGATTCTAAGTTTTTATCACAGACCCTTCTTAATATGCAGGTCTAGCTCAGTGAGTTAGAATCAGTTGTGAACTAAAACTCACACTTATACACCAGCCTTAGTTACTGTCAgttattaaatgaaattaatgaaGTTTGGGGGAGAAGTCCGCTGAAGATAGCAAATTTTCAAAGTCTGAACGTTCAGATAAAAAGGAATtacaacatttttaaataaatcagttGTGGTTGATGTGGGTCATTGCAACTGAAGTGGTAACTTTGACTGGACCCACATCCAAGTAAACATTGTGTGAAGCTGTGTTCCTTCACCAAGTGCTCAGTGACCACCGCTCTTATGAAAGGCCAGAACTATGGCTAATCTGAAAGATTTTGAGGGCTTGTTTATGCAGAgtgaaaagagaaacaatttGAAATTTCCCTTGGGAACTGTTTACTTCTTTGAAATTCTTCTCAAGGCACCTATAACCTCTTTATTTCTCAAGCTGTAAATAAATGGGTTTAGCAGGGGAATCATACTCGTATAAAATAGGGAATACATTTTGTCCTGATCTTCAGCTAGGCCCGATGCAGGGCACACATACCTGAAGATGAGCGTGCCATAGTACAATGAGACAGAGAGCAGATGGGCACTGCACATGGAGAAGGCTTTGCTTCTGcccttttcagacttttttttcagAACATCAAAGAGCACACAAGTATAAGAGATTATCATGGTCATTAAAGTGGATATTTGTATAAAAGCTGCAAAAGTAGTTATCATTAGTGCCTTAATGGGTGGGTCATTGCATGAAATTTTGAACAGTTGTAAAATTTCACAATAGAAATAATGTATTATCTTAGACCCACAGAAAGTTAACCTTAATAATAAACTCACATGAATCAGGGGATGCAGAAAACCAATTGCATATGAAATACTTCTTAAATGAGTGCAGAGTCTGTTGGACATCACCACTGGATAAAGCAAGGGGTTACATATGGATACATAGCGGTCATAGGCCATCGCTACCAGGAGGAAACATTCTGTAGTTACACtggaagcaaaaaaataaaattaggtgatACACTCAGCTAGGGATATCATGGCAGTCTTGTCTAAGAAATTGACCAGCATCCTGGGTGTTACAGAGGTTGAAGTGCAAGCATCTGCAAAGGCTAAACCACCAAGGAAGAAGTACATGGGTGTGTGAAGGTGGGCATCCTTCCAAATAAGAGCCATCAGTCCCAGGTTGCCCAGCATGGTGGTGAGGTAGATGACCAAGAACACAATGAAGAGGAGGACCTGCAGCCATGGTCACTCTGTGAGTCCTGTAAGAACAAACTCAGTCACCAGAGTCTTGTTTCCTTCTGACATACTCACACTTGATCACtgtactgagaaaatatgtgacaaGGACAGTCACTAAAGTTTACACAAAGTCATGGCATTTTATCTGCAAATTAAATTATATCTTACTGTTGTTTCCcatttaattagtttttttttattattttatttatttatttgtttatttatggctgtgttgtgtcttcgtttctgtgcgagggctttctctagttgcggcaagtgggggccactcttcatcgcggtgcgcgggcctctcactatcgtggtctctcttgttgcggagcacaggctccagacgcgcaggctcagtaattgtggctcacgggcccagttgctccgcagcatgtgggatcttcccagaccagggctcgaacccgtgtcccctgcattggcaggcggattctcaaccactgcgccaccagggaagcccctaattagTTTTTAAAGGTTAACTTTCATCCTATAGTAAGTCTGTTTACAAATTCTGTGTTTAGGTAATTGActctaaaattggaaaaaaactgaaataagtgCAAATATGTGAGGCAGTACTAAAACCATGCGGAAGACTATTGCATGAGGAAGAAATGCAAACGCAAAACCACTGCATGTGGGAGAGAAATAGACTAATAATTTAATATAGGCATAACCACACAACAGAGACATTGCACAGACAAATCTGTAAGCAAAGAGAAAGGACAAAAATATGTTGGGAAAGAATCTGTGACATTCTGCATATATAAGGTTAGTaattataacacacacacaacctcTTACAAACTAGATGAGAACAAATTAAATGACCCAGTGAAACAAATggggagaaaatatgaacagacatgTTTATGGAAGAGCAAGTCAATGTgaccaataaatatattaaacaatattCATCCTCCTTAATAATtaggaacattttttaaattgatgcatATTTTCACTTGTCAGATaagcaaaaaagcaaaatgagaaataatatcTGTTGATGAcaggaaagtgaaaaagaaagcacTTTCTAATGTAACTGgtgaaaatata encodes the following:
- the LOC132365481 gene encoding LOW QUALITY PROTEIN: olfactory receptor 5AC2-like (The sequence of the model RefSeq protein was modified relative to this genomic sequence to represent the inferred CDS: substituted 2 bases at 2 genomic stop codons); translation: MSEGNKTLVTEFVLTGLTEXPWLQVLLFIVFLVIYLTTMLGNLGLMALIWKDAHLHTPMYFFLGGLAFADACTSTSVTPRMLVNFLDKTAMISLAECITXFYFFASSVTTECFLLVAMAYDRYVSICNPLLYPVVMSNRLCTHLRSISYAIGFLHPLIHVSLLLRLTFCGSKIIHYFYCEILQLFKISCNDPPIKALMITTFAAFIQISTLMTMIISYTCVLFDVLKKKSEKGRSKAFSMCSAHLLSVSLYYGTLIFRYVCPASGLAEDQDKMYSLFYTSMIPLLNPFIYSLRNKEVIGALRRISKK